The stretch of DNA GGATGAAATGGCATTTGATAACCTCTATTGTGTAGCGTTTCAAATGTTGGATGCTCAATGGCTTGCAAAGCGTGCTTCCTATATGGattttaatgtaaataattttaacaAAGTCATATCCTGTCCATGATTTAACCCAAGCTTTGTATTGAAACGATGTTTGTTCGGTATTTGCCTAACGAAGTCTGCCATTGGctgtttattattttgattcttACTATTTTTTCGGTTTTGTATATTTTCAGGATGTTCTTAAGTCAACAAGAACCCAGTTAGAGCGCGAGCTTGCACTTGAAGATGTATTCGGCGTGAGAGATTTACCAGCATACAACCTCTTGAGAAGATAATCTACACACTTACTTATATTAGTCTGTCaactcttcccttttttttttttttttcctgttctcTGCAGATATTGTAACATAAGAGTTGTGTCCATATCTCTGAAACTACACCAAAAATTGTGCTCTTTGAAATGCCATTCTAGTGTTTGGCCAATCTTATATTACAATGTTAAATAGCACCCACCTATAAAAGTCTCTGATCTATGTTTGATTCTTTAGTTTCATTGAACTTAATCTTTAGTTGCATAACTTTCTTGTAAGGTTATTGTACGACATCCGATAATTAATACTCATGTTAGAAAGAACAAAGgcaatatacaaaatttaaaaggtACATTTGGAAAGAGAAGTTTTTCTTCCAAAAGGTTCTTTATTGCCTAGAACCTCAAATTTGGTTCGTTCAATCTTATTTAGTTATTGACCAAGCTGGTGGTTGCCATCAAGCACAACATTGAGGAATTCTTCCATCGCGTCTTTCCTAGGCAGAACCTCCCCTGGATTCGTCGGAAGGATTCAAGAGCCACCTATTCAGTCGTTCAGATGCTTTCTTAACCTGTATGTAAAGGGATTAATTAGGACAAGCATTGAATTGAATCATCATTTCATTGATATTTGTATAATTAGAAACCAACACCTCCCGATTTTGAACCAAGcaaaactcaaaatcatttGATTTACCTGTTCATTCCAATCTGTCTTGAAAGTAATGTAGCCGAGCACGAGTGACTGTGCTACAACGCCAATGATCATTCCGATCCATATTCcctggaaattttttttaaggaaaattaagAACTAGGGCATATCTTCCTCCATGGATATATTGAAAATGGCACTGAATATTGCCATAGTCCTATGAAGGGTATACTGAACTAGGATTTCCTTGCATGTTGTGCATTCAATGTCTACACACAAAAGCATCTATATTCTCATGAAACAGTTATGGTTTATGCTGAGgtaaaatatgagataaaaaggcATTGAAGGAAACAAgcttaattttcattaaaaaaaaatgaaaagtgctTATGTAAATTTTTGCTTGATAAATGAATCTAATATTcaagttttaaagaaaaaagctCACTTTTATTCCTAGATGGACCAAATATCCAAGAAAGACTCCTGCTGGCACCCCGATGAGAAAGTAACAACCTATGTTAACATATGCAACTACACTTTGCTGACCAGCACCAACAGCTATGCCTGCAAAACAGAAGTTATTGAGTGTGACCTTTCACCACCATCAGACTACAAAATCAGATACATGCCTGAGAGCACTGGCTGTATACTGTTGACTAAGACAGAGATACTGAGCAGGATAGATAAATCTGAAACAGATTCTGCAATGTCTTCGTCACTTGTGAACATATAAGCGATTTTATGACCGAAGACTAAACATAGAATCCATGTGAATACTCCAAGACATATAGAAGTACTAGTGATGACTTTAATGGAAAATCTTGCAGCTTTAGCATCTCCTCTCCCTAATTCATTTGAAACCCGAACGCTATGCAAAGAAGATCATGAGATAAGTTTATATACACCAATCATCGAACAAGGAATATgggtaataaaaataaatacctaGCAGCAGTTAGGAAGCCAAGGAAGACCATAAATTCCCAAGCAATGATATTGAGGCTGGCAAGGTCAGATCAACTTAGGAGATTTTAGACCaaaatccattaagaaaaataaataagaatgatGTAGTCTTACCAGATTGAAAAGGCAGATATTGCAACCGTAGAGTTCTTCATGTATCCAGCGAGTAAGACTAAAACAGCATTGTACCACAGCTCTAAGCTATTGGGATTGTCAAAGGGTCAGTGATCAGAAGAGTAGTAGTGTGATGGAATTATAGAAGAGTAATGGGCTCCCTCTTAGAATTAGACTTTCCCCTGGCTAAGTAATGCCATTGGCATGCACAATTAACTCAGGATTTCCTTACTGTCACTAGCACAATGATTTCAATAATTTCATTACTTACAACATATGGTGCAATTTTACAACTGATCAAACCACATGAGGACCTCCATCAACATGCCTACATCAAAACCAGCTTGTCTACAACTCATTTTTTGCTTGTTCTTTCCACAACAATCTTGAATCAGAAAGCTTATGTTGACTGGTGGAGGTAGGGGTATAATTGGTCAGGTCAGCTTAATCACCCAATTAGGTCTTCATGATCACATACGTTCAtcattcttttatctttataatCTAAATGAACTTAATAtgtctacacacacacacacacgaataAATCTAGCTGCTTTTAGTAACCAGATTATATCAACAATAAAGGCTAGCTAGAAACTAATTTGGTGAAGGAAATGGACTTACCAAAGCATCACGCCTGAGGATATTGAGAGCTTCACTACAGGTAATAAATCACGGAAGGCAGCTGATGTGAAACCTCTCCATGTGTTGGAACACCAACCTCCAAAGACATACACGAACAATCCAATCAACACTAAGGCATAAGATATAATCATGGCACCCATTGCACCAGGAATTCCAAAGTGTAGTTTGCTCACAAAAATCCATGACAAGAGAACATGAAGAGCAAATGTGAGAGCAGATAGCCACCCGACAACTGTGTTTTTGAGCTGTGTCTGCAAATACTTTTGGATACTAAAGGTGAAGGGAAAATAGCAGAGAACTGGAATGAACCACAAAGAAATGTATCCAGCAACTTCTGCTACATCTTCATTCTCTCCAAGTAGCTTGAAAATTGGTGTTGAGAAGATGAAAATAGGGATCAATATTGTTGCAGCAGTAATATTAATGATCCATGACCTTTGCAAATAGATTCCCATCATGTGGTATTGCCTTGCTCCAAACGCTTGCCCACACAGAGTCTCAGTTGCACTTGACATTCCCACCTGCCCcatcaaaattatattgaaGATAATTAGAAGTATTAGAGCTTGACATTCCCTGATCAGCTGCATGTTTTACTTTTAGGAATCTTTGGCCAAActtcttttatatttactttgttTAAGTTGAAGTTTGTTCCATGTTCTTGTTGTCTTGAAAAATAACTCTTTTGGCTCATAAGTCCTTGTTAAAACTCCCATCTACCTACTCCACACCTTCTTTGTTAGAAAGCCAGTCATTGCACAATAGGTTATTTctatatactaaaaaaaagcACAAGTAATGAATCTTATTTTAGATAAGCACATGGagtgtttgagagagagagagagagagatatatatatatataattaattaattaattaattaaaaaaataaaagtaaaaaacaaattcctTACCTTTACAAAAACTCACCACATAAAACTTAATACTTTGCACTGTCATCAACTCAATTGACTGCTAATAtggataaaataataaacaacgTGGCACAGTCTTGATAGCTGAATCACAATAAATCGAGGATGCAAATTATCGGATTTTAGTAATTTGATTGCACAATGCGTCAGTTTTAATTAGTAGTTTGTGATGCAAAGTGCAAAACCAACCCTGGCTCTGATAATTGGAAggtataaaaagtattttgaaaattcaTCCCCCTGatgattttgaaaattcaaaCTTCGCACATTATATATTGATCTAAGACAACATTATATGTACATGCAGAGTACTTATGCTCtaaatatgtgtgtatatattaacaTGTTATTTCTGTGTCATATGTCATTCTAATTGTTGATACATGACAATTgttctattaatatatttaaaaagctTGAATGGAGGAGTACTTAATTTCAACAGACTCCAAATCCAAAGATTTAATtgttaaattttgaaaacttgcAAAGTTTTTGTGcaaatatatgaaaatctagtgattgatgcagttttaacaaaaaaaaaaggaagagagagagagagagattgttacCAATATCCCATTTGCAAATCTCACAGTAATGATTTGTATGAGTGCATAAGCTGCAAGCTCAACTTCACCAAGATGTCCGATAAATGCCTGTGTCACCACAAACATTCCAAATTGAGTTACCCTAGCTAGCATGGAAGGAAATGCTATCTTCCATATTCTTCTCGTTTCCACCCAAATTCTCCATGCCAGATTGCTATTATCTTTAGGTTCCGATCCAAGTAGTCTCTCATCCATCTTCTAATTGTTATAATCCTGTAAAAATGAAATAGTACATAACCGAAATTATATGAATCTCTTAAAAGATATcaagtgaaatattttcaagcaataaaatactttataaagcACAACTTGGATTTTGCAACCAACTGCTTGGGTTGCAATTTAGGACCAACTTTcctattcatcatctccacatattacatttttttatttatttttaattcttcctaaactaattgatttttttctattcatcgttcatacactacacatttagaaagagaacaaaatttaaaaaaaattatgtgtgatatgtggtataaagatgatgagtaaaatttttcatttagtcccgtttagatttagagatgagttgagatattttataaatagtagaataagatattattagaatattattattgttttgagatttgaaaaagttgaattgtttattatattttatgtaaaaatttaaaaaaattgtaatgataaaatgaaataagttgaaatgagtttttaaTCCAAACAGGAGCTAGTTGCCGGGGGACCTAGGTTGAAGAACCGGCCAGACAATGCGGCTGAGCGTGCAACTCAGGTGGTGTTTTGCAcagttaatattttaaaattcaataattggatattttatttttaaaaatatttaatttattttttaaataattttaattttttcttgatattttttaacCACATGACTGGACGTCACGTCAGGtcaggttaaaaaaaaagaaaatgtgacaAAATTATAAACATCATGGGTACCAAAACcacgaaagtaaatattttgaggATATATTTGGTTATCAAATcaaactcaattcatttcaaattaattattaataaaatttataattttttataaaaaagttaaacggctatctcaacatacttcatacattttaatttaaaagattaaattcatcttaatttaaaaaagttaaatccatcttaataaaatttataaaatattattattcacaattcaacTCAACGTAACATTTAAATGGAGCTTTGGAGAGTAAAACGTTAATGGTGTAAAACTCAAAGACAGTATCATTACGTAGTTATTCgttaaaaagaacaaaagaaaattgcatCTCGCTGTACAGCTAGGGTTTAGAATAAGCAAGTAAATAAGATATTGATGCAGGAGATAAATCATAATTTGCTTGCTTTATTCTTTTATCAGCTTTTTATTATTCGCTTTATTCTTCAAAAGGCCTACTTTTCATGTTTTTTGTTCGAATCATTAATATAATGGAATCTGACACTGGCTGTTCTTTGAGGCATGCAGCAGAATAATTAGAAAACAGGAATTATATTATTGGCACCAACTTTGGTCCACTAGTTTTTAATATGTGGTTTGAAacattttaggattttttagaagaaaattcaGATACTATATAAACAGTACCAATACAAATTTTAATCTCACACATGAAACTTTGATCAAATCatttatctcaattttcatgaaaaactttGTCAATTGAAATACAATTTCCACGCATCccaataattcaaaaaaaaaaaatgtataactGTGTTTGGGTTTGTTAATTTTCTTCCTCCAATTAGTTTTAGGGGTTTAtaatgttggaaatattttcaaaatagtatatatataatatttattattaataatattttggggatttatttttggaagttgtgaattagtttggaaagagagaagttaTGGAAACTTATAATGGCtatattattgtgtttttgtttgcaaCCATAAGCCTTTAACTGGTTTAGTGGTATTGATGCTTCCCATGTAAACCCATGGACTGGGTTCGATCCACGCCTCTTCCAAAGGAAGGgtttttgtggatttatttagAAGCCTCTCCAAGAGGCGTGGTGTCAGCACCAAGGGGTGCATGCGTGAAGCACTGCAATGTTTGGGGTTCAAGGGGCGCGCGCGAGGCACATGCAGCGAGGTGCTGCAATGCttgggaaaatgaaaataaaactccGAAAGTGTGCGTCTCATGATTCGAACTGGTGCCATCCAGTTCAAGTGGAAGCAAGGCAACCATTGGACTAAGTCCAACTGTTGTGTCATTTGGCAACAGACATAATATATGTACTGGTTCTGAACAGTTTTCAGAAATACGAAGAGTTATAACTTTTCGTTCACAACCTTtggtcatctataaatagacccTTTGGCCTGCCATTTGAGAAAAACAGAATAGAAtttcgaattctctctctctctctcccaagttcttcacttcttcatattattagaacttgttAGAATCTGTTTGTTCTTGAGAAaacagatttctaattttcttggttgaatagcaaaatctgagggtattcggggtctaatttcgtgtgtgcataacgcagttagacaaacagacttgttctgggcttcattgtatcttggaggcaaatttgcttgtaacccgtgtgcataccgttattggtgggggcgaatattgtcttaaggaaagcgacattgtaacgcgccttgaagcaaactttctctcactattgtctgttttgcagcccctttgttccaacaatcttaagacaatatttcatTACTAATGGCACATAGTTTGAGAGAGTTTGCTGCGGACTTTGTCAAACTTGAACGTTTTGATGGAGCCAATTTTCGACGCTGGCAAAAGAAGATGCACTTTCTCCTGGCCAGTCTAAAAGTGGTGTATGTTCTAACCACTCCTA from Juglans regia cultivar Chandler chromosome 4, Walnut 2.0, whole genome shotgun sequence encodes:
- the LOC108992576 gene encoding protein DETOXIFICATION 24-like, with the protein product MDERLLGSEPKDNSNLAWRIWVETRRIWKIAFPSMLARVTQFGMFVVTQAFIGHLGEVELAAYALIQIITVRFANGILVGMSSATETLCGQAFGARQYHMMGIYLQRSWIINITAATILIPIFIFSTPIFKLLGENEDVAEVAGYISLWFIPVLCYFPFTFSIQKYLQTQLKNTVVGWLSALTFALHVLLSWIFVSKLHFGIPGAMGAMIISYALVLIGLFVYVFGGWCSNTWRGFTSAAFRDLLPVVKLSISSGVMLCLELWYNAVLVLLAGYMKNSTVAISAFSICLNIIAWEFMVFLGFLTAASVRVSNELGRGDAKAARFSIKVITSTSICLGVFTWILCLVFGHKIAYMFTSDEDIAESVSDLSILLSISVLVNSIQPVLSGIAVGAGQQSVVAYVNIGCYFLIGVPAGVFLGYLVHLGIKGIWIGMIIGVVAQSLVLGYITFKTDWNEQVKKASERLNRWLLNPSDESRGGSA